A DNA window from Actinokineospora baliensis contains the following coding sequences:
- a CDS encoding RNA polymerase sigma factor — protein sequence MGGCRAGQARGTPQPRPARRVSGHSRIENLRAACGRPVGVGVSDEAGLVQRAARGDRVAFERFYRQTAPWLVVRLRRRCRDEQLVADVMQETYLAVWRAAGRLSLVLTEESGLGWLWTIASRRLVDGFRRQAREGRPVPAGAATAVSAEEALLEEVLDGDVGAAVEGLAPELWAVLRALVVDGLSVKETSRVLDVPEGTVKTRARRARIALGRALS from the coding sequence GTGGGGGGTTGCCGCGCCGGTCAGGCAAGGGGAACACCCCAGCCCCGACCGGCTCGACGTGTCTCAGGTCACAGTCGGATCGAGAACCTGCGTGCGGCGTGCGGGCGACCAGTGGGTGTGGGTGTGAGCGACGAGGCTGGGCTGGTTCAGCGGGCGGCTCGGGGCGACAGGGTGGCGTTTGAGCGGTTTTACCGGCAGACGGCGCCTTGGTTGGTGGTGCGGTTGCGGCGGCGGTGCCGGGACGAGCAATTGGTCGCTGATGTCATGCAGGAGACGTACCTCGCGGTGTGGCGGGCGGCCGGGCGGCTGTCGCTGGTGTTGACGGAGGAGTCGGGGCTGGGGTGGTTGTGGACCATCGCGAGCAGGCGGTTGGTGGACGGGTTCCGCAGGCAGGCGCGGGAGGGGCGACCGGTTCCGGCTGGGGCGGCAACTGCTGTATCCGCCGAGGAGGCGTTGCTCGAAGAGGTCTTGGACGGGGACGTGGGGGCGGCGGTGGAGGGGTTGGCGCCTGAGTTGTGGGCGGTGTTGCGGGCGCTGGTGGTGGACGGGTTGAGCGTCAAGGAGACCTCGCGGGTGTTGGACGTGCCGGAGGGGACAGTGAAGACGCGGGCGCGTCGGGCCCGGATCGCTCTAGGGAGGGCGCTGTCATGA
- a CDS encoding DUF6879 family protein — MPTVFTSLEDDEFNRLFREFRYTVFRLESRQHYRVSYEKDEFARFLTGESRGEFPGISGWISGTVEPARRAGKYMHRVHIVEEPLSDYVRFECAWAYEHTVPAGEHVRIIPVEKGLWPDDLPQREYWLFDSEVLVAMNYGDDGTFHSAEIVEDADEIVLANRWRDAAVLKSVPYQEFAERYDALFVEQK; from the coding sequence GTGCCGACCGTCTTCACCTCGCTCGAGGACGACGAGTTCAACCGGCTCTTCCGCGAGTTCCGGTACACCGTGTTCCGCTTGGAATCCCGGCAGCACTACCGGGTCAGCTATGAAAAGGACGAGTTCGCCCGGTTCCTGACCGGTGAGTCTAGGGGGGAGTTCCCCGGGATCTCGGGGTGGATCTCCGGGACCGTGGAGCCCGCGCGCCGCGCAGGCAAGTACATGCACCGCGTGCACATCGTCGAAGAACCCCTGTCCGACTACGTGCGGTTCGAGTGCGCGTGGGCCTATGAGCACACAGTCCCCGCGGGCGAACACGTGCGGATCATCCCGGTGGAGAAGGGGCTGTGGCCGGACGACCTGCCGCAGCGGGAATACTGGCTGTTCGACTCCGAGGTGCTCGTCGCGATGAACTACGGGGACGACGGCACTTTCCACTCCGCTGAGATCGTCGAGGACGCCGACGAAATCGTGCTGGCCAATCGGTGGCGGGACGCGGCGGTCCTGAAATCCGTGCCGTACCAGGAATTCGCCGAGCGCTACGACGCCTTGTTCGTCGAGCAGAAGTGA
- a CDS encoding GNAT family N-acetyltransferase: MDRDGVAIEVGGACLAEQHHSDLRSLYDRVFSAPPFVWSDDGPAGHDASLTELRTDPTFGIAVARRGGEVIGFAYGHRLPVDHKWWADFPDPLPSDVTAEWPGRTFALDDFAVAPGERGRGIGLAVLSALLDTREEHRAVLSVQPTAVRAHEFYRRTGWNCLGLKGPVPGATPPSWLIFVRDLGG, translated from the coding sequence GTGGACCGTGACGGCGTGGCGATCGAGGTCGGTGGTGCCTGCCTCGCCGAGCAACACCACAGCGACCTCCGTTCCCTCTACGACCGGGTCTTCTCCGCCCCGCCGTTCGTCTGGTCGGACGACGGTCCGGCTGGGCACGACGCCTCGCTCACCGAACTCCGGACCGACCCGACGTTCGGGATCGCGGTAGCCCGACGGGGCGGCGAGGTGATCGGTTTCGCGTACGGTCACCGCCTTCCGGTCGACCACAAGTGGTGGGCGGACTTCCCCGACCCGTTGCCCAGCGACGTCACCGCCGAATGGCCAGGCAGGACCTTCGCGTTGGACGACTTCGCGGTGGCGCCCGGCGAACGGGGGCGTGGAATCGGTCTCGCGGTGCTGTCCGCGCTGCTCGACACGAGGGAGGAACACCGCGCGGTGCTGTCGGTCCAGCCGACCGCGGTGCGGGCCCACGAGTTCTACCGGCGGACGGGCTGGAACTGCCTGGGGCTGAAGGGCCCCGTGCCGGGTGCCACACCGCCGTCTTGGTTGATCTTCGTCCGGGACTTGGGCGGCTGA
- a CDS encoding ATP-binding protein produces MPEGDGTRADNASTGDAENVVQVGTVRGGLHIHHRGVPAVPVPRQLPPAPAGFTNREPALRALDEHSSPAAGPAGAAVIVGGPGMGKTALALFWAHAARGRFPDGDLYIDMRGYGPESPLSDDQALDVFLRALGAAPEVVPRSVDEKAALYRTMVADRRLLIVIDNVVSARQIRRLLPATAGCLAVLTSRTSVSGLVAREGARLVTVDVLSPDDSVRLLAEIIGDRRVAADTRAAHSIANSCGHLPIALRIVAERAANRPHLRLAELATQLLGEHDRLDALALAEDELADVRAVFSWSYHSLSEPKQAIFRLIGTHPGIEYSTASIAALVDVEPDLLVAQLHELAAAHLLHEVAPGRFQLHDLIRVYARERCERTNSQRGRTEAVRRVLGWYLWAADAGRATILPHSNTVPMPPAPATPVPEFATPAAARAWFERERFTLLAAIELATDLGHYDLAWKLPVVLDGLFELSAYWNDWREIHETGLAAARALLDPLGMSANLLGLGDYHWRFGEFEAAAAVYTECAALARQIGHSWLIGFSTRGLGLAMEGVDDLDAAMGYYREALSVFDTAGLPRGSGMALLSIGKVHYRLGALPEAVDHCERAVAVFAGIDDQWSQAWGTLQLIQVQRDLGHLDDAIARGAIAVDIFSEFADHRSEAAVLVELGEVHTRRGDPASAAVAWHRAGDLYDLLGDPAAAAVRQRIGGAGGP; encoded by the coding sequence ATGCCCGAGGGTGACGGCACCCGTGCCGACAACGCCAGCACTGGCGACGCGGAGAACGTGGTCCAGGTGGGCACGGTGCGCGGTGGATTGCACATCCACCACCGCGGTGTGCCCGCCGTTCCCGTGCCCCGGCAACTCCCGCCCGCCCCGGCCGGTTTCACCAATCGCGAGCCTGCCCTGCGCGCGCTCGACGAACACTCGTCACCCGCCGCGGGGCCCGCGGGCGCTGCGGTGATCGTCGGCGGTCCGGGTATGGGGAAGACCGCGCTGGCGCTGTTCTGGGCGCACGCGGCACGTGGCCGGTTCCCCGATGGCGATCTCTATATAGACATGCGCGGCTACGGCCCGGAATCACCGTTGTCCGACGACCAGGCGTTGGACGTGTTCTTACGGGCGCTGGGCGCTGCACCCGAGGTGGTGCCGCGTTCGGTCGACGAGAAAGCGGCCCTGTACCGCACGATGGTCGCCGACCGGCGCCTGCTGATCGTGATCGACAACGTCGTCTCCGCGCGGCAGATCCGCCGGTTGTTGCCCGCGACCGCGGGATGTCTCGCCGTCCTGACCAGCCGCACCAGCGTGTCGGGCCTCGTGGCCAGGGAAGGGGCGAGACTTGTGACCGTCGACGTGCTCTCACCGGACGACTCGGTCCGGCTGCTCGCCGAGATCATCGGCGACCGGCGGGTCGCGGCGGACACCCGGGCCGCCCACAGCATCGCGAACTCGTGCGGGCACCTCCCGATCGCGTTGCGCATCGTCGCCGAACGAGCGGCCAACCGCCCGCACCTGCGCCTGGCCGAGCTGGCGACCCAACTGCTCGGCGAGCACGACCGGTTGGACGCGCTCGCCCTGGCCGAGGACGAGTTGGCCGATGTCCGGGCGGTGTTCTCCTGGTCCTACCACTCCTTGTCCGAACCGAAGCAGGCGATCTTCCGGCTGATCGGGACGCACCCGGGCATCGAGTACTCCACCGCATCGATCGCGGCGCTCGTCGACGTCGAACCCGACCTGCTGGTGGCGCAGTTGCACGAACTGGCCGCCGCGCACCTCTTGCACGAGGTCGCGCCGGGCCGCTTCCAGTTGCACGACCTCATCCGCGTGTACGCACGCGAACGGTGTGAACGCACAAACTCGCAGCGCGGCCGGACCGAGGCGGTGCGCCGGGTCCTCGGCTGGTACCTCTGGGCGGCGGACGCGGGTCGCGCCACGATCTTGCCCCACTCGAACACCGTGCCGATGCCGCCCGCGCCAGCCACCCCGGTGCCGGAGTTCGCCACACCCGCCGCGGCGCGGGCCTGGTTCGAGCGCGAGCGGTTCACCCTCCTGGCGGCAATCGAACTGGCGACCGACCTGGGCCACTACGACCTCGCGTGGAAACTGCCGGTCGTCCTCGACGGGCTCTTCGAACTCAGCGCCTACTGGAACGACTGGCGGGAGATCCACGAAACCGGGTTGGCCGCCGCGCGGGCACTGCTCGATCCGCTGGGGATGTCGGCCAACCTGCTCGGCCTGGGCGACTACCACTGGCGGTTCGGCGAGTTCGAGGCCGCGGCTGCGGTGTACACGGAGTGTGCGGCGCTCGCACGCCAGATCGGGCACTCGTGGCTGATCGGGTTTTCAACGCGAGGCCTCGGCCTGGCCATGGAGGGCGTCGACGACCTCGATGCCGCCATGGGGTACTACCGCGAGGCGCTCTCGGTCTTCGACACCGCTGGCCTGCCCCGCGGGTCGGGGATGGCGTTGCTGAGCATCGGCAAGGTGCACTACCGGCTCGGGGCCCTGCCCGAAGCGGTTGACCACTGCGAACGCGCGGTCGCGGTCTTCGCCGGTATCGACGACCAGTGGAGCCAGGCATGGGGCACGCTGCAGTTGATCCAGGTCCAGCGCGATCTCGGGCACCTCGACGACGCCATTGCCCGCGGGGCGATAGCGGTCGACATCTTCAGTGAGTTCGCTGACCACCGGAGCGAGGCGGCTGTTCTGGTCGAGCTCGGCGAGGTGCACACGCGGCGCGGGGATCCGGCGAGCGCCGCGGTGGCCTGGCACCGGGCAGGGGACTTGTACGACTTGCTCGGTGACCCCGCCGCGGCCGCGGTGCGGCAGAGGATCGGGGGAGCGGGTGGACCGTGA
- a CDS encoding ABC transporter ATP-binding protein: MADGALVRARGLTKTFGDFEAVRGIDLDVRPGEAFGFLGPNGAGKSSTMRMVSCVSPRTGGELSVLGMDPSSQGPAIRARLGVVPQQDNLDNELTVRQNLHVYGRYFGLSKAHVRAKAVELLEFAQLADRGDDDVEPLSGGMKRRLTIARSLINDPQLLLLDEPTTGLDPQARHLLWDRLFRLRQEGVTLIITTHYMDEAEQLCDRLVVMDGGKIVAEGSPTELIAKYCSREVLELRFTTDKPDAAAIDGLADRVEVLPDRLLLYTTDGEASLAAAHQRGLTPASSLVRRGTLEDVFLRLTGRTLVD; the protein is encoded by the coding sequence GTGGCAGATGGGGCACTGGTCAGAGCACGAGGCCTGACGAAGACGTTCGGCGACTTCGAGGCCGTGCGCGGGATCGACCTCGACGTTCGGCCTGGGGAGGCGTTCGGGTTCCTCGGGCCCAACGGCGCGGGCAAGTCGTCGACTATGCGGATGGTGTCCTGCGTGTCGCCGCGCACCGGCGGTGAGCTGTCCGTGCTCGGCATGGACCCCAGCAGCCAGGGCCCGGCCATCCGCGCCCGGCTCGGTGTGGTCCCGCAGCAGGACAACCTCGACAACGAGCTGACCGTGCGGCAGAACCTGCACGTCTACGGCCGCTACTTCGGACTGTCCAAAGCCCACGTCCGGGCCAAGGCGGTCGAGCTGCTGGAGTTCGCCCAGCTCGCCGACCGGGGTGACGACGACGTCGAGCCGCTGTCCGGGGGCATGAAGCGCAGGCTCACCATCGCCCGCTCGCTGATCAACGACCCCCAGCTCCTGCTGCTCGACGAGCCGACCACCGGCCTGGACCCGCAGGCCCGCCACCTGCTCTGGGACCGGCTGTTCCGGCTCCGCCAGGAGGGCGTCACCCTCATCATCACCACGCACTACATGGACGAGGCCGAGCAGCTGTGCGACCGGCTGGTCGTCATGGACGGCGGCAAGATCGTCGCCGAGGGCAGCCCGACCGAGCTGATCGCGAAGTACTGCAGCCGCGAGGTCCTCGAGCTGCGGTTCACCACCGACAAGCCCGACGCGGCGGCCATCGACGGGCTCGCCGACCGGGTCGAGGTCCTGCCCGACCGCCTGCTGCTCTACACGACCGACGGCGAGGCGTCCCTGGCCGCCGCCCACCAGCGCGGCCTGACACCCGCCTCCAGCCTGGTCCGCCGCGGCACCCTCGAAGACGTCTTCCTGCGCCTCACCGGCCGGACGTTGGTGGACTGA
- a CDS encoding alkaline phosphatase D family protein, whose protein sequence is MTELNRRTLLRAGGIGAGALAAGVALPGVAFATPKARPVLTHGVQTGDVTSDGALLWARADRASRMVVEVSRDPSFRHARCLRGPVLTPTTDGTGKLRLTGLPAGQEIHYRVHAEDLDGRTSSAPLVGSFRTAPLGREDVRFTWSGDVAGQGWGINPDIGGMTAYAAMLARRPDFFIHSGDTVYADGPLKETVALPDGRVWRNIVTPEKLKVAETLAEYRGQFAYNLLDENVRAFAARVPSIVQWDDHEVTNNWYPGEILDLPQYTEKRVDVLAARATQAFHEWQPVDRRRAEDGRLYRSFSYGKHVEIFVLDMRTYKDANTADKNGQGQILGARQARWLVDGLARSRATWKIVAADLPIGLIVPDGKDIEGVANGLPGAPAGREFELAWVLRTLARRHVRNIVWLTADVHYTAAHHYSPDRAAVADFDPFWEFVSGPLHAGAFGPNTLDPTFGPEAAFVHAPPVANTSPLEGFQHFGEVQVDGRTGDLTVYLRDGKGTSLWSKTLRPSR, encoded by the coding sequence ATGACCGAACTGAACCGCAGGACCCTGTTGCGCGCCGGTGGTATCGGCGCGGGCGCCCTCGCCGCCGGGGTGGCGCTGCCCGGTGTCGCCTTCGCGACCCCCAAGGCGCGGCCGGTGCTCACCCACGGCGTCCAGACCGGCGATGTCACCAGTGATGGCGCGCTGCTGTGGGCCCGGGCGGACCGGGCGTCGCGGATGGTGGTCGAGGTCTCCAGGGACCCGTCCTTCCGCCACGCCCGCTGCCTGCGTGGGCCCGTCCTCACCCCCACCACCGACGGTACCGGCAAGCTCCGGCTCACCGGGCTGCCCGCGGGCCAGGAGATCCACTACCGGGTGCACGCCGAGGACCTCGACGGCCGTACCAGCAGTGCGCCGCTGGTCGGGTCCTTCCGCACCGCGCCGCTGGGGCGGGAGGACGTCCGCTTCACCTGGTCCGGGGACGTCGCCGGGCAGGGGTGGGGGATCAACCCGGACATCGGGGGCATGACCGCCTACGCCGCGATGCTGGCCCGCCGACCCGACTTCTTCATCCACAGCGGTGACACCGTCTACGCCGACGGGCCGCTCAAGGAGACGGTGGCGCTGCCCGACGGTCGGGTGTGGCGCAACATCGTGACGCCGGAGAAGCTGAAGGTGGCGGAGACGCTCGCCGAGTACCGCGGGCAGTTCGCCTACAATCTGCTCGACGAGAATGTGCGTGCGTTCGCGGCGCGGGTGCCCAGCATCGTTCAATGGGATGACCATGAAGTTACGAACAACTGGTACCCCGGCGAGATCCTCGACCTGCCGCAGTACACAGAAAAGCGCGTAGACGTTCTCGCGGCCCGCGCGACCCAGGCGTTCCACGAGTGGCAGCCGGTCGACCGTCGGCGCGCCGAGGACGGTCGCCTGTACCGCAGCTTCTCTTACGGTAAGCACGTCGAGATCTTCGTGCTCGACATGCGCACCTACAAGGACGCCAACACTGCCGACAAGAACGGCCAGGGCCAGATCCTGGGCGCTCGCCAGGCCCGCTGGCTCGTCGACGGCCTCGCCCGCAGCCGCGCCACCTGGAAGATCGTGGCCGCCGACCTCCCCATCGGCCTGATCGTCCCCGACGGCAAAGACATCGAAGGCGTCGCCAACGGTCTACCCGGTGCCCCCGCGGGCCGCGAGTTCGAACTGGCCTGGGTCCTGCGCACCCTCGCCCGCCGCCACGTCCGCAACATCGTCTGGCTGACCGCGGACGTGCACTACACCGCCGCGCACCACTACTCACCCGACCGAGCCGCAGTGGCCGACTTCGACCCGTTCTGGGAGTTCGTCTCCGGCCCTCTGCACGCGGGGGCGTTCGGCCCGAACACGCTCGACCCGACCTTCGGCCCCGAGGCTGCTTTTGTGCACGCCCCGCCGGTCGCGAACACCTCGCCCCTGGAGGGCTTCCAGCACTTCGGAGAGGTCCAAGTAGACGGCCGCACCGGCGACCTCACCGTCTACCTCCGCGACGGCAAGGGCACCTCGCTCTGGTCGAAGACGCTGAGGCCCAGCCGCTAG
- a CDS encoding ABC transporter permease, translating to MTTATRAHVPATPTAVWLVVEGLWAWYRRNWRSSAVSSVIEPVLFLLALGLGFGSQIQPSAATGGLPYVQYLAPALVVASALQTAAFESTYPVLAAFKWKGTFLGVASTPITSTQLALGQLLWIFLRLSVSSVAFLVIAALLGAVTSLGVIGSLFAALLAAMAFAAPVVAYSATLQSEGQQFSAIFRFIVVPMTVFAGTFFPVDQLPAWVRPIVWLTPLWHGTELSRASAFGTGEFFPVLGHLAFLVALVVIGGHFVVRNFARRLEV from the coding sequence ATGACCACCGCCACCCGCGCGCACGTCCCGGCCACCCCGACCGCCGTCTGGCTGGTCGTCGAGGGCCTGTGGGCCTGGTACCGCCGCAACTGGCGGTCCTCGGCGGTGTCCAGCGTCATCGAGCCGGTGCTGTTCCTGCTGGCCCTCGGCCTCGGCTTCGGCTCCCAGATCCAGCCCAGCGCGGCCACCGGCGGCCTGCCCTACGTCCAGTACCTGGCGCCCGCGCTGGTCGTGGCCTCCGCGCTGCAGACAGCGGCCTTCGAATCGACGTACCCGGTGCTCGCCGCCTTCAAGTGGAAGGGCACGTTCCTCGGCGTCGCGTCCACCCCGATCACCTCCACCCAGCTCGCCCTCGGCCAGTTGCTCTGGATCTTCCTGCGGCTGTCGGTCTCCTCGGTGGCCTTCCTGGTCATCGCGGCCCTGCTCGGCGCCGTGACCAGCTTGGGCGTCATCGGGTCGCTGTTCGCCGCCCTGCTCGCCGCCATGGCCTTCGCCGCGCCCGTGGTCGCGTACTCGGCGACCCTGCAGTCCGAGGGACAGCAGTTCAGCGCCATCTTCCGGTTCATCGTGGTCCCGATGACGGTGTTCGCGGGCACCTTCTTCCCGGTCGACCAGCTGCCCGCCTGGGTGCGCCCGATCGTGTGGCTGACCCCGCTCTGGCACGGCACCGAGCTCTCCAGAGCCTCCGCCTTCGGCACAGGTGAGTTCTTCCCCGTGCTGGGCCACCTGGCCTTCCTGGTCGCCCTGGTCGTCATAGGTGGGCACTTCGTCGTGCGCAACTTCGCCCGCAGGCTGGAGGTCTAG
- the ndk gene encoding nucleoside-diphosphate kinase — protein MSERTLVLVKPDGVSRGLVGEVISRIEHKGLSLAALELRTVEREVAEQHYAEHAEKGFFGDLLDFITGGPLVALVVEGPRAISAFRQLAGGTDPVDKATPGTIRGDFGLEVQFNLVHGSDSADSAEREIKIWFPNL, from the coding sequence GTGAGTGAGCGCACCCTGGTCCTGGTCAAGCCCGACGGTGTCAGCCGGGGCCTGGTCGGGGAGGTCATCTCCCGCATCGAGCACAAGGGGCTGTCGCTGGCCGCGCTCGAGCTGCGCACCGTCGAGCGCGAGGTCGCCGAGCAGCACTACGCCGAGCACGCCGAGAAGGGCTTCTTCGGCGACCTGCTCGACTTCATCACCGGTGGTCCGCTCGTCGCGCTCGTGGTCGAGGGCCCGCGGGCCATCTCCGCGTTCCGCCAGCTCGCGGGCGGGACCGACCCGGTCGACAAGGCCACCCCGGGCACCATCCGCGGTGACTTCGGCCTGGAGGTCCAGTTCAACCTGGTGCACGGCTCCGACTCGGCCGACTCCGCCGAGCGCGAGATCAAGATCTGGTTCCCGAACCTCTGA